One window from the genome of Oscillospiraceae bacterium encodes:
- a CDS encoding 2'-5' RNA ligase family protein, protein SDRIAEAKAALSAVTAAPFDLTVGGAGKFGDIYWAGIEKSPALSSLADSVRIELLKRNIDIDAKPFKAHITLAREVQAKDVKLSIPTASMTVGRISLMRSDRINGKLTYTEVFGKGL, encoded by the coding sequence AGCGACCGCATCGCCGAGGCCAAAGCCGCTCTCTCGGCGGTAACTGCTGCGCCGTTTGACCTGACCGTCGGCGGAGCGGGGAAATTCGGCGACATCTATTGGGCGGGCATCGAAAAAAGTCCGGCGCTCTCTTCGCTCGCGGATTCTGTGAGAATCGAACTTCTGAAGCGAAACATTGACATTGATGCCAAACCGTTCAAGGCGCATATCACGTTGGCAAGGGAAGTGCAGGCGAAAGACGTCAAACTGAGTATCCCGACCGCCTCCATGACCGTCGGCCGCATCTCCCTGATGCGCTCCGACCGAATCAACGGCAAACTGACCTACACCGAGGTGTTCGGTAAAGGTTTATAA
- a CDS encoding GNAT family N-acetyltransferase has translation MITIFSVADRPQFTNEAVGWFASKWGIAREAYEQSFADMNENGGPLPKWFVAADENENIVGGCGLIQNDFVDRTDLFPYVCALYVEKAARGQDLGGKLLEFARFEAAKSGFEAVYICTDHTSYYEKYGWRYLAQGVGDDKSPCRIYTAPTIRN, from the coding sequence ATGATTACGATATTTAGTGTTGCCGACAGACCGCAGTTCACGAATGAAGCGGTCGGTTGGTTTGCCTCGAAATGGGGGATTGCGCGTGAAGCGTATGAACAGAGTTTTGCCGACATGAACGAAAACGGCGGGCCGCTTCCGAAGTGGTTTGTCGCCGCAGATGAAAATGAGAATATTGTCGGCGGATGCGGATTGATTCAAAATGACTTTGTCGACCGCACCGACCTGTTTCCCTATGTCTGTGCGCTGTATGTGGAAAAAGCGGCGCGCGGGCAGGATCTCGGCGGAAAACTGCTCGAATTCGCGCGCTTCGAAGCCGCCAAAAGCGGCTTCGAAGCGGTGTATATATGCACCGACCATACGAGTTATTATGAAAAATACGGCTGGCGGTATCTGGCGCAGGGCGTCGGAGACGACAAAAGCCCCTGCCGAATCTATACCGCGCCTACTATAAGGAATTGA
- the fliB gene encoding flagellin lysine-N-methylase, with protein MLVPAYFPDFKCKCGDCRSVCCKGWGISLSEAEYFRLLGLSCSPQLRRTLDSAFYIADRPTREAYAFVSPSFEGACRLLGDDGFCTLHQACGESILPSVCRLYPRSFKSGIQFEGCCSASCEATVELLIDQTCPLQFFFVERELSAAPPIPNQNVSAAADLRSRCITAMQNQSLSLRERIILIGYLLLNPQPIPFAQHQTPDFLQTAEKLISIFKGISPNIAEYGEKALAAVGLPGSDLQLSSALWLKALRRAYTVLPDCDDYFENLMVNHLFYEQFPDIPACKTPRDVYISFYSAWTLVRFIGICLCESKSAFVDAIAAAFRYIEHSDFYRNAALILRNDPDGFRPDDIMPPSNAS; from the coding sequence GTGCTTGTCCCCGCATATTTCCCCGATTTCAAGTGTAAATGCGGTGATTGCCGCAGTGTCTGCTGCAAGGGCTGGGGCATCTCACTCTCCGAGGCCGAGTATTTTCGGCTGCTCGGTCTTTCATGCTCCCCGCAGCTGCGCCGCACATTGGACAGCGCGTTTTATATCGCTGACCGCCCCACCCGTGAGGCCTATGCCTTCGTCTCCCCGTCATTCGAAGGTGCCTGCCGTCTTTTGGGTGACGACGGTTTTTGCACCTTACATCAGGCCTGCGGTGAAAGCATTTTGCCTTCGGTCTGCCGCCTATATCCGCGCTCTTTTAAATCGGGGATTCAATTTGAGGGCTGTTGTTCCGCAAGCTGTGAAGCCACCGTCGAGTTATTAATCGACCAAACTTGTCCGTTGCAATTTTTCTTCGTTGAACGGGAGCTTTCCGCCGCGCCCCCGATACCGAATCAGAACGTTTCAGCCGCAGCCGACCTGCGCAGCCGCTGTATCACAGCGATGCAAAATCAATCACTCTCTCTGCGCGAGCGCATCATTTTGATCGGATATCTCCTGCTCAACCCTCAGCCGATTCCGTTTGCGCAGCATCAGACACCCGATTTTTTGCAAACCGCCGAAAAGCTGATTTCGATTTTTAAGGGGATCAGCCCCAACATCGCCGAATACGGAGAAAAAGCGCTTGCCGCAGTCGGTTTGCCCGGTTCCGATCTCCAACTCTCGTCCGCGCTTTGGCTCAAAGCCTTGCGCCGCGCCTATACCGTTTTGCCCGACTGCGACGATTATTTTGAAAACCTGATGGTCAATCACCTGTTTTATGAGCAGTTCCCCGATATCCCCGCCTGCAAAACCCCACGTGACGTCTATATCTCGTTTTACTCCGCCTGGACCCTGGTCCGTTTTATCGGAATTTGCCTCTGCGAGAGCAAATCCGCTTTTGTCGACGCGATCGCCGCCGCTTTTCGCTATATCGAGCACTCGGATTTTTACCGAAATGCCGCTTTGATTCTGCGTAATGACCCCGATGGTTTCCGCCCCGACGACATCATGCCGCCCTCAAACGCGTCGTAA
- a CDS encoding GNAT family protein produces MCNPQNERSWRLLERLSMDREGHLRQNIWFKTDKNGCMIWQDTYEYGVSEV; encoded by the coding sequence ATGTGTAATCCGCAAAATGAGCGGTCATGGCGGCTGCTTGAACGGTTGAGCATGGACCGCGAGGGGCATTTGCGGCAGAATATCTGGTTTAAAACCGATAAAAACGGGTGTATGATTTGGCAGGACACCTATGAATACGGAGTATCGGAAGTTTAG
- a CDS encoding ribonuclease J, with the protein MVREKENIAEKPVIHDTLAGAQFERENTGLSAQNPEQPRHRGRPPKNRVPEEPVKETSRKTPAPSPSLPDEEEEIHPKFTHPASDRDVRQSVGQNKIKKFPRSQLHYERDPEAASVRIIPLGGLEEIGKNMTIIEYGDEAIMIDCGQAFPNDDELFGVDVVIPDMTYIDQIKDKLRGVVITHGHEDHIGCLPFLLKDYAVPVFGTKLTIGLVNGKMREHGIPERARLFGVVAPGDVVSFGQISVEFIASNHSIPDAVALAIYTPAGVIIHTGDFKIDMSPIIGPMIDLPRIAELGKAGVLLLLSDSTNSERPGYTASERTVGQSFDGLFERAEKKRIIIATFASNIHRVQQIVDKAEAFGRKVAVSGRSMINTFSIATELGYLKIPDGLLVDIEELNNYLPEQLVLITTGSQGEPMSALSRMAFSDHRKVEVDSGDFIIISATPIPGNERMVTKIVNRLLKLGAEVIYERMYDVHVSGHACQEEQKMIISLAKPAYFMPVHGEYKHLKKHAETAETVGIARKNILLGENGAIIEAGKNGISVVGSVPAGRVYVDGLGVGDVGSVVLRDRRLLSQDGILTVAAVIDIMNPRLVVGPEITSRGFVFVKESEQLLETLRAEAVRIIEELAKRDVNDINIYRNEIKEALSKRIYFSMKRSPIVVPIIMAMSI; encoded by the coding sequence ATGGTTCGAGAAAAAGAGAACATTGCCGAAAAGCCGGTAATTCATGACACGCTTGCGGGCGCGCAGTTCGAGCGTGAGAATACCGGTCTGTCCGCGCAAAATCCCGAGCAGCCGAGGCACCGGGGCCGCCCGCCGAAAAATCGGGTCCCGGAGGAACCTGTCAAAGAGACATCCCGCAAGACGCCGGCTCCGTCTCCCTCTTTGCCGGATGAAGAAGAGGAAATCCATCCGAAATTTACGCACCCTGCATCCGACAGGGATGTCAGGCAATCGGTCGGACAAAATAAAATCAAAAAATTCCCGAGAAGCCAGCTTCATTACGAACGCGACCCCGAGGCGGCTTCGGTGCGCATCATCCCGCTCGGCGGCCTCGAGGAGATCGGCAAAAACATGACGATCATCGAATACGGCGACGAAGCCATCATGATCGACTGCGGACAGGCGTTCCCGAACGATGATGAGCTTTTCGGCGTCGATGTCGTCATCCCCGATATGACCTATATCGATCAGATCAAGGATAAACTGCGCGGCGTGGTCATCACGCACGGGCACGAGGACCACATCGGCTGTCTGCCGTTTTTGCTCAAGGATTACGCCGTGCCGGTGTTCGGCACCAAACTGACCATCGGCCTCGTTAACGGTAAGATGCGTGAGCACGGAATCCCTGAGCGCGCACGGTTGTTCGGTGTTGTCGCGCCCGGCGACGTCGTGAGTTTCGGCCAGATTTCAGTTGAGTTTATCGCTTCGAATCACTCGATTCCGGACGCGGTCGCGCTTGCGATCTACACCCCGGCCGGTGTCATCATTCACACCGGAGACTTCAAAATCGATATGAGCCCGATCATCGGCCCGATGATCGATCTTCCGCGCATTGCCGAACTCGGCAAGGCGGGCGTTTTGCTGCTTTTATCCGACTCGACCAACTCCGAGCGACCGGGTTATACTGCTTCCGAGCGCACGGTCGGCCAGTCGTTCGACGGCCTGTTTGAGCGCGCGGAGAAAAAGCGCATCATCATCGCGACGTTCGCATCGAATATTCATCGCGTCCAACAGATCGTCGACAAGGCGGAAGCCTTCGGAAGGAAGGTCGCCGTCAGCGGAAGAAGCATGATCAATACTTTTTCGATTGCGACGGAGCTCGGGTATCTGAAAATCCCCGACGGGCTGTTGGTTGATATCGAAGAACTCAACAACTACCTGCCGGAACAGCTGGTGTTAATCACCACCGGAAGCCAGGGCGAACCGATGTCCGCGCTGTCACGCATGGCTTTTTCGGACCACCGCAAAGTCGAGGTCGATTCGGGTGATTTCATCATCATCTCGGCGACTCCGATTCCGGGCAACGAGCGCATGGTCACCAAGATCGTCAACCGGCTTTTAAAACTCGGCGCGGAAGTGATTTACGAGCGCATGTACGACGTCCACGTCTCCGGCCACGCCTGCCAGGAAGAACAGAAAATGATCATCTCGCTGGCAAAACCGGCTTACTTTATGCCGGTGCACGGCGAATACAAACATTTGAAAAAACATGCGGAAACCGCCGAGACGGTCGGTATTGCGCGCAAAAACATTCTGCTCGGCGAAAACGGCGCGATCATCGAGGCGGGAAAAAACGGCATCTCGGTCGTCGGAAGCGTCCCGGCCGGAAGGGTCTATGTCGACGGCCTCGGTGTCGGCGACGTCGGATCGGTTGTGCTGCGCGACCGGCGTCTGCTGTCGCAGGACGGTATCTTGACGGTGGCTGCCGTAATTGATATAATGAACCCGCGGCTTGTCGTCGGGCCCGAGATTACTTCAAGGGGTTTCGTCTTTGTCAAGGAGTCCGAACAGCTGCTCGAAACTCTGCGCGCCGAGGCGGTCCGGATCATCGAAGAACTCGCTAAACGCGATGTCAATGACATCAACATCTACCGCAATGAAATCAAAGAAGCCCTTTCCAAGCGCATCTATTTCTCCATGAAGCGAAGCCCGATTGTGGTGCCGATCATCATGGCGATGTCCATATAA
- a CDS encoding uroporphyrinogen decarboxylase family protein: MNERERILSLLSGKQPDRVPWFGDLSYWTIYLRASGNMPVRYGKEDYALHRDLGVGFYLQGYFPFKEVRKNYIEEETRRGNSVCKKITTPAGILTGSSVYLPDSYTWAVSEHFVKEVEDLKIVRYIYENTEYVPDYEEAQNRYDKIGDNGLVLCYLPKCPFMEMTAILSSIEHLSYIISDAPEEFAETLSVMETAHDKAAQIALDSPAECLMIPENLSSEVVGKSFFHEYMEPYERKWTAKIKAAGKYSFVHMDGTLKGLLSEVSGTGFRVMEALTPKPCGDLDFEQIIPMVPKDTIIWGGLPGMLFNDFTSDGDFDRYVQKLLLIMKTEPRFVLG; the protein is encoded by the coding sequence ATGAACGAAAGAGAACGCATCTTATCCCTGCTTTCCGGAAAACAGCCCGACCGGGTGCCCTGGTTCGGGGATCTGTCCTACTGGACGATCTATCTGAGGGCTTCCGGCAATATGCCCGTCCGATACGGCAAAGAGGATTACGCCCTCCACCGCGACCTCGGTGTCGGTTTTTATCTGCAGGGCTATTTCCCGTTTAAAGAAGTGCGTAAAAATTATATCGAGGAAGAAACGCGCCGGGGAAACTCCGTCTGCAAGAAAATCACCACACCCGCAGGCATTCTGACCGGCAGTTCCGTCTACTTGCCCGATTCCTATACCTGGGCGGTCTCCGAGCACTTTGTCAAAGAAGTCGAGGACTTGAAAATCGTCCGGTATATTTACGAAAATACCGAGTATGTGCCCGATTATGAGGAAGCTCAAAACCGGTATGACAAAATCGGCGACAACGGCCTGGTGTTGTGCTATCTTCCGAAATGTCCGTTTATGGAAATGACGGCAATCCTCTCCTCCATAGAACACCTCTCCTACATCATCTCCGACGCCCCGGAGGAATTCGCCGAAACCCTCTCCGTGATGGAAACGGCGCACGACAAAGCCGCGCAAATCGCGCTTGATTCCCCCGCCGAATGCCTGATGATCCCCGAAAACCTTTCCTCCGAAGTGGTCGGCAAGTCCTTTTTCCACGAGTATATGGAGCCCTACGAGCGCAAATGGACCGCGAAAATCAAAGCTGCGGGCAAGTATTCGTTTGTTCATATGGACGGCACACTAAAGGGCTTGCTCTCCGAGGTCTCCGGCACCGGCTTCAGGGTCATGGAGGCGCTCACGCCGAAACCCTGCGGCGATCTGGATTTTGAGCAGATTATCCCCATGGTGCCCAAAGATACGATCATCTGGGGCGGCTTGCCCGGAATGCTGTTTAACGATTTCACTTCGGACGGGGACTTCGACCGCTATGTGCAAAAGCTGCTCCTGATCATGAAAACCGAGCCGCGCTTTGTGCTCGG
- a CDS encoding DUF1259 domain-containing protein, producing the protein MENLQQQEMQDMPNADGNEFSAQRDQSMNNRNVCNRFANTLGGNVTEFDGDLCEVSKMRNFGVIINGRPSKAARDMMFSYESMDRQGRTLNLAEIVLRQEEVRSFMNSMNSQGLNVTALHNHHINDSPRLFYMHVNSVEEPAAFAQKMQRAMNNF; encoded by the coding sequence ATGGAAAACCTGCAGCAACAGGAAATGCAGGATATGCCGAATGCGGACGGTAACGAATTTTCAGCCCAAAGAGATCAGTCCATGAATAACAGGAATGTATGTAATCGGTTTGCAAATACTTTGGGTGGAAATGTAACGGAATTCGACGGTGATCTCTGCGAAGTATCCAAAATGAGAAATTTCGGTGTGATTATTAACGGAAGACCATCAAAAGCCGCCCGGGATATGATGTTCTCATATGAATCAATGGATCGTCAGGGTAGAACGTTGAATCTTGCCGAAATCGTGCTTCGTCAGGAAGAAGTAAGATCCTTTATGAACAGCATGAACAGTCAGGGCTTGAATGTCACCGCACTTCACAACCACCATATAAACGATAGCCCACGACTGTTCTATATGCATGTGAATTCGGTAGAAGAACCCGCCGCTTTTGCTCAAAAAATGCAGCGCGCCATGAACAACTTCTAA
- a CDS encoding GNAT family N-acetyltransferase produces the protein MEKERLIIRRFRPEDGADLYDYLSREKVVRFEPYGVFSREQDEREAARRADDEAFSGGLFKKNGKLISNLYLSEQNFETGEPVYVFNSDFWARIYF, from the coding sequence ATGGAGAAGGAACGGTTAATCATCAGAAGATTCCGACCCGAGGACGGGGCAGATTTATACGATTATTTATCACGCGAAAAAGTCGTCCGGTTTGAGCCGTACGGCGTGTTTTCGCGGGAACAAGATGAGCGGGAGGCGGCGCGGCGCGCGGATGACGAGGCATTTTCGGGCGGTTTGTTTAAAAAAAACGGAAAGCTGATCAGTAATCTGTACTTGTCCGAACAAAATTTTGAAACCGGGGAACCGGTATATGTATTCAATTCGGATTTTTGGGCAAGGATATACTTTTGA
- a CDS encoding DUF421 domain-containing protein: protein MREILKAAGTALIASVVLFALTRLMGKRQISQLGVFDYINGITIGSIAAELAVSGFKEFEVPLTAMIVFGLVPILTSYLTDKSIWIRKIITGKPAILFDGGKFLMENFKHARIDINEFLCRVRSAGYFDLSDIQTALLEPNGEISFLPAADKRPLTPQDMNLKPPQDTLKVELIIDGKILYKNLGEIGKDEQWLMQELKKLNAASVIMIALATCDRNDNVCVFLKDRI, encoded by the coding sequence ATGAGAGAGATTTTAAAAGCGGCCGGAACGGCGTTGATTGCATCGGTTGTTTTATTTGCCCTGACCCGGCTGATGGGAAAACGGCAGATTTCACAGCTCGGGGTTTTTGATTACATCAACGGGATCACGATCGGCTCAATCGCCGCAGAGCTTGCGGTATCGGGGTTTAAGGAGTTTGAAGTCCCGCTGACCGCAATGATCGTGTTCGGATTGGTACCCATCCTCACTTCTTATCTGACGGACAAATCCATTTGGATCAGGAAAATCATCACGGGAAAACCGGCTATATTATTTGACGGCGGTAAATTTTTAATGGAGAATTTTAAGCACGCACGAATCGATATTAACGAGTTTTTGTGCCGCGTCCGCTCCGCGGGGTATTTTGATCTCTCCGACATTCAAACGGCGCTGCTGGAACCGAACGGCGAGATCAGCTTTCTCCCGGCTGCGGACAAGCGCCCGCTGACACCGCAGGATATGAACCTGAAGCCGCCGCAGGATACGCTGAAAGTTGAGCTGATCATCGACGGGAAAATTTTATATAAAAATCTCGGGGAGATCGGCAAGGACGAGCAATGGCTGATGCAGGAGCTGAAGAAACTGAATGCGGCGAGCGTGATCATGATCGCGCTCGCCACCTGTGACCGGAATGACAATGTGTGCGTGTTTTTAAAAGACCGAATTTAA
- the melA gene encoding alpha-galactosidase, producing the protein MKKIAFIGAGSFGFTRGLVRDLLTFDAFKDANICLMDINKDRLSYSEKAARKIVAAGNYPATITATLDRAEALKGADGIVITILAGGPEIFRTDIEIPKKYGVDINVGDTRGPSGIFRFLRTAPKMLEILRDAEKYCPNAIVLNYTNPMAMLCRYLQSQTKMNVTGLCHSVQGTASMLARWIGAPMDEITYTCAGINHQAFYIDYKWNGKDAYPLIKKAMEKPEVYNEELVRNEMFLALDYYVTESSGHNSEYNAWFRKRPDLIEKYCTHGTGWNPGEYAYILKEYFKREEDGKWMKDMDDWMAEETVDLKRGNEYAAAIFNAIFGDHTPYEFNGNIRNFGVIDNLPEGCCVEAPVRAGKDGIKPFRVGKLPDQLAVLVNTSARCEELAVQGCIDGDKRKIYHAILFDPLTSAVLCPSEIQAMVDEMFEAGKAYLGYFK; encoded by the coding sequence ATGAAAAAAATCGCATTTATCGGAGCCGGAAGTTTCGGCTTTACTCGCGGCCTTGTCCGCGACCTATTGACCTTTGACGCGTTCAAAGACGCGAATATCTGCCTGATGGACATCAACAAAGACCGCCTTTCTTACAGTGAAAAAGCGGCCCGGAAAATCGTCGCGGCAGGCAATTATCCGGCCACCATCACCGCAACGCTCGACCGCGCCGAGGCGCTCAAAGGCGCCGACGGCATCGTCATCACCATTTTGGCGGGCGGCCCCGAGATTTTCCGTACCGACATCGAGATCCCGAAAAAATACGGCGTCGATATCAACGTCGGCGATACGCGCGGTCCGTCGGGCATCTTCCGTTTTCTGCGCACCGCGCCCAAAATGCTCGAGATCCTGCGCGACGCCGAAAAATATTGCCCGAACGCCATCGTGTTGAATTATACCAATCCGATGGCGATGCTGTGCCGCTATCTGCAGAGCCAGACCAAGATGAACGTCACGGGCCTTTGCCATAGCGTACAGGGCACCGCGAGCATGCTGGCCCGCTGGATCGGCGCGCCGATGGACGAGATTACCTATACCTGCGCAGGCATCAACCATCAGGCGTTTTACATCGATTATAAATGGAACGGCAAAGATGCCTATCCGCTGATTAAAAAGGCGATGGAAAAGCCCGAGGTTTATAACGAAGAACTGGTCCGCAACGAGATGTTTTTAGCGCTCGACTATTATGTCACCGAGTCCTCCGGCCACAACTCCGAATATAACGCTTGGTTCCGCAAACGCCCCGATTTGATCGAAAAATACTGCACCCACGGCACCGGTTGGAACCCCGGCGAATACGCCTATATCCTCAAAGAATATTTCAAGCGCGAAGAAGACGGCAAGTGGATGAAGGATATGGATGACTGGATGGCCGAAGAAACCGTCGACCTCAAACGCGGCAACGAATATGCCGCCGCGATCTTCAACGCCATTTTCGGCGACCATACGCCCTATGAATTCAACGGAAACATCCGCAACTTCGGCGTCATCGACAACCTGCCCGAGGGCTGCTGCGTTGAAGCGCCGGTGCGCGCGGGCAAGGACGGCATTAAACCGTTCAGAGTCGGCAAACTTCCCGACCAACTTGCGGTACTCGTCAACACCAGCGCCCGCTGCGAAGAACTCGCGGTGCAGGGATGTATTGACGGTGACAAGCGCAAGATCTATCACGCCATCCTGTTTGATCCGCTGACCTCCGCGGTGCTGTGCCCCTCCGAAATCCAAGCCATGGTCGATGAGATGTTCGAAGCCGGAAAGGCCTACCTTGGCTACTTTAAATAG
- a CDS encoding transcriptional repressor, whose amino-acid sequence MNRRNTIQRDLVLEAVKALSNHPTPEQVYVCVSARFPGISKSTVYRNLNILCDDGALLRIPMPNAAERVDHNIAPHYHAICRNCGCVSDVSMRAPDLAVNPPKCKNFVIEDMEIIFTGICADCKLQIAK is encoded by the coding sequence ATGAACAGGCGAAACACCATTCAGCGCGATTTGGTTTTGGAAGCGGTCAAAGCGCTCTCCAACCACCCGACACCGGAACAAGTCTATGTCTGTGTCAGCGCCCGTTTTCCCGGTATCAGCAAAAGCACCGTATACCGCAATCTCAATATCCTGTGCGATGACGGCGCTCTTCTGCGCATTCCGATGCCGAACGCCGCGGAACGCGTGGATCACAACATCGCCCCGCATTACCATGCGATCTGCCGCAATTGCGGCTGTGTTTCCGATGTCAGCATGCGGGCACCAGATTTGGCCGTAAATCCGCCGAAATGCAAAAATTTCGTAATCGAAGATATGGAGATTATTTTTACGGGAATTTGTGCGGATTGTAAATTGCAAATTGCAAAATAA
- a CDS encoding ABC-F family ATP-binding cassette domain-containing protein, whose translation MSVLEVKELCHTFGDAPLFNNAEMELFGGDKMGLTGLNGAGKSTFINMLTGKLLPDKGQIKFNHRLRLGYIDQLLAIDSALTVREFLRTAFSEAYEANANMQKAFTEIADCRDEAQIAQLTAQCGEWQQILDRDGFYGLEAKIEKTAAGLGLNAFGLDRPAAQLSGGQRAKVMLARLLLEEPDVMLFDEPTNFLDIEHIEWLVKYLNNFKGTYMIVSHDYKFLTRVTNCICDIEHGKITRYGGDYETFAKLKEERRVAYIKDYESQQKQIEKLQDYIDRNIVRASTSKMAKSRRKELEKMDVLDRPTDSPEPTFSFKYQPITGREVLLTKKLSVGYDFALLPPIDLRLVLGEKVAVTGFNGIGKTTFLKTVCKLIPSISGEFLFHSKATVGYYEQESVWDQTEWTAFRYVKEWYPSVADVEIRRALASCGLSAKLINKPVSQLSGGEQAKIKLCRVIFKPYTLLILDEPTNHLDVKCIARLKKAITDFAGSVIFVSHDKNFIAEVADRVVDFEKLFD comes from the coding sequence ATGAGTGTATTGGAAGTAAAAGAGCTGTGCCATACCTTCGGGGACGCACCGCTTTTCAACAATGCGGAGATGGAGCTCTTCGGCGGCGATAAGATGGGCCTGACCGGCCTGAACGGCGCGGGAAAGAGCACCTTCATCAACATGCTGACGGGTAAACTGCTGCCCGACAAGGGACAGATCAAATTTAACCACCGCCTTCGGCTGGGCTACATAGACCAGCTGCTGGCCATCGATTCGGCGCTCACGGTGCGCGAGTTTCTGCGTACGGCGTTTTCGGAGGCCTACGAAGCAAACGCAAATATGCAGAAGGCGTTCACCGAAATAGCCGATTGCAGGGACGAGGCACAAATCGCGCAACTGACCGCGCAATGCGGCGAATGGCAGCAGATTCTTGACCGTGACGGGTTTTACGGACTGGAGGCGAAAATCGAAAAGACCGCCGCCGGGCTCGGTCTGAACGCGTTCGGGCTGGACAGACCCGCCGCGCAGCTCTCGGGCGGTCAGCGCGCAAAGGTCATGCTGGCGCGGCTGCTGCTCGAAGAACCCGACGTGATGTTGTTCGACGAGCCGACGAACTTTTTGGACATTGAGCACATCGAATGGCTGGTGAAGTATCTTAACAATTTCAAAGGGACTTACATGATCGTCTCACACGACTATAAGTTTTTAACCCGTGTGACCAACTGCATCTGCGATATCGAACACGGCAAAATCACCCGCTACGGCGGCGACTACGAGACTTTTGCAAAACTCAAAGAGGAGCGGCGCGTCGCCTACATCAAGGATTACGAGAGCCAGCAGAAGCAGATTGAGAAGCTGCAGGATTACATCGACCGCAACATCGTGCGCGCGTCGACTTCGAAGATGGCAAAGAGCCGCCGCAAGGAACTGGAGAAGATGGACGTCCTCGACAGGCCGACGGACAGCCCGGAGCCGACTTTCTCGTTTAAATATCAGCCGATCACCGGGCGCGAGGTGTTACTGACTAAAAAGCTCTCGGTCGGATACGATTTCGCGCTGCTGCCGCCGATCGATCTGCGGCTCGTACTCGGGGAAAAAGTCGCCGTCACCGGATTTAACGGCATTGGAAAGACGACTTTTTTAAAGACCGTGTGCAAGCTGATCCCATCCATTTCGGGCGAGTTTTTGTTCCACTCCAAAGCGACGGTAGGATATTACGAGCAGGAGAGTGTGTGGGATCAGACTGAGTGGACGGCGTTTCGATACGTCAAGGAGTGGTACCCGTCGGTGGCGGACGTCGAGATCAGGCGGGCACTGGCTTCATGCGGACTCTCGGCGAAGCTGATCAACAAGCCGGTTTCACAACTCTCGGGCGGCGAACAGGCCAAGATCAAGCTCTGCCGCGTGATCTTTAAGCCGTATACGCTGCTGATTTTGGACGAGCCGACCAACCACCTCGACGTCAAGTGCATTGCGCGCCTCAAGAAGGCCATCACGGATTTCGCGGGCAGCGTGATCTTCGTGTCACACGACAAAAATTTCATCGCCGAGGTCGCTGACCGCGTGGTTGATTTTGAGAAGCTGTTTGATTGA